One stretch of Elephas maximus indicus isolate mEleMax1 chromosome 22, mEleMax1 primary haplotype, whole genome shotgun sequence DNA includes these proteins:
- the DKK4 gene encoding dickkopf-related protein 4 — translation MVLVFLLGLGWFCSPLGALVLDFNNIKSPADVQGARKGSQCLTDRDCNTRKFCLKPHDEKKPFCATCRGLRRRCQRNAMCCPGMLCINDVCTMENATPKLERQVDDQDDLDTTGTTEHPIQENKPKRKPNTKKSQDSKGQEGESCLRTFDCGPGFCCARHFWTKICKPVLSEGQVCSRRGHKDTAQAPEIFQRCDCGPGLLCRNQVTSNRQHARLRVCQKI, via the exons ATGGTGCTGGTGTTCCTGCTGGGACTCGGCTGGTTCTGCTCTCCCCTGGGAGCACTGGTTCTGGACTTCAACAACATCAAGAGCCCTGCCGATGTGCAAGGGGCTCGGAAG GGCTCACAGTGCTTGACTGACAGGGACTGCAATACCAGGAAATTCTGCCTCAAGCCCCATGATGAGAAGAAACCTTTCTGTGCCACGTGTCGTGGGTTACGGAGGAGGTGCCAACGTAATGCCATGTGCTGCCCGGGAATGCTCTGTATAAATG ATGTTTGCACAATGGAGAATGCAACCCCAAAATTGGAAAGACAGGTCGATGACCAAGATGACCTTGACACAACAGGAACAACTGAGCATCCGATTCAGGAAAACAAACCCAAGAGGAAGCCAAATACTAAGAAATCACAAGACAGTAAGG GACAAGAAGGAGAAAGCTGTCTTAGAACTTTTGACTGTGGCCCTGGATTTTGCTGTGCTCGTCATTTTTGGACTAAGATTTGTAAACCAGTCCTATCGGAGGGACAGGTCTGCTCCAGGAGAGGTCATAAAGATACTGCTCAAGCTCCAGAAATTTTCCAGCGCTGTGACTGTGGCCCTGGACTATTATGTCGAAATCAAGTTACTAGCAATCGACAGCACGCAAGGCTAAGAGTATGCCAAAAAATCTAA